From the genome of Denticeps clupeoides chromosome 17, fDenClu1.1, whole genome shotgun sequence:
cagcatttatgagactgACAGACTGAGTCattttttattagaatattataaTACGCTGAAACGCTTGGCAGGCAAACCACAGCTTTCTCATAGCTGTAGATTTATCTTAAAATTTTCATAGTCAACCAGGAGAGGGCGACAGAGGATTGACCAAAATCAAGAGTCTCAAATCGAGATTGAGACtcaaatgagatttttttttcttcattgcaGGGGTGGATGAACAAACCATCATTGACATCCTGACCAAACGCACTTACGAACAAAGACGGGAGATTGCATTTGCTTATGAGAGGAGGGCTAAAAAGGTACACATATGCAGAAAATTAAGTCCCATAATAGATAGACTGTCATGGCTGATGAATTTATGAACACATTTATATGGAAATTTTCATGAGCATCAGGCCTCATTAAATTTAGACCTTATTTTCACTTCTAATGAAATGAGTGAATACTGTAATTGTAAGATGGAACCTCTATATCAGTAGCATAGAACCTTTGAGAACTTTAAATTGTTTCTGTGCAGGACATGATCTCAGCCCTGAAGGCAGCTCTGTCTGGCTCTCTGGAGGCTGTCATCTTGGGTCTGATGAAGAGCACATCACAGTACGACGCCTCAGAGATCCGGGGGTCCATAAAGGTAAGAATTGTGCATTTCACCAGCCTCTAAATTTCAGCAATAAACAGCCTCATCAGTTCATATCCAGACTTGTAGCGTATCAGATGATCCCTGACATGCATGAGCACCATTTTGTGACAGGGCCTGGGAACAGATGAAGAAACGCTCATTGAAATCCTATGCTCTCGCAGCAGCACAGAGCTGCAGGAGATTAAAAAAGTCTACAGAGAACGTAAGATCAGTTCTAATCGCCCATCTCTCACAAACCAATGAGGCGAATATTCACCAAATCTTCTCCATTGCAGTGTTCAAGAAGGATCTAGAGAAGGACGTGTCTGGGGACACCTCAGGGGACTTCGCCAAGCTCTTGCTGGCTCTGGTGGAGGTAAAGTCCAGTAATGTGGCCCCATGAAGAACGATGGACTCCCTTTGACCAAACTTGACCCCCGTTTGCTTTTTCTCCCTGATCAGACCAAGAGGGATGAGCCCAGCAGTGTGGTGGATTATGAGAAGATCGATGAGGATGCCAGAGTGAGTACAGAACTGTTACTTTTTGTCTCTCCGGGATAATAAAGTTCCAACGACGTAAATAAAACCCACAGCCACACACCATACTGAGCGTCACTGTATTCtgggttgtctttttttccaggcCCTTTATGATGCTGGAGTGAAGAGGAAAGGAACTGACGTGAAGACATGGATCTCCATCATGTCTGAGAGGAGCGTCCCTCACCTTCAGAAGGGTACAGAGATGTAGAAACTCCATAGTCAGGATCATAAAATGTGCTGACATAACAGACAGAACTAGAGTGTGCACATCAACAGACGAATTTAAGTCAAAAGTCACTGGAACCGACTCTAACTTCCCTTACACCATCTATAGCAGTGTCATCCTTGCAGAATTCTCAGTTGAGCATGTTCATATTAGGAATGAAATAAGCCCCGGTGTACAACTAGTTTAATAAACTAGGCTAAATAATGGACCTGGACATACTTGGGTAGGCCAAACTTTTGGTAGGCCaaaggtttgagaaccactgaccACATGGTCCAAGTTCTCTTTGGCCAATCGGAATCAGAGATTGCCTGAGAGAACGGACAAAAGAAAGGTCTGCATTTGCATTCAAGGTTTGAGGTTGTTAGCATTCTCAAGTCTGACTGCCTATTTTGCTGTATTCCTGCCAGTGTTCGAGCGATACAAGAGCTACAGTCCCTACGACATGCAGGAGAGCATCCGGAAGGAGGTGAAGGGAGACCTGGAGAAATCCTTCCTCACCCTGGGTAAGACTTCCCCGGGTTTACAGCAGGAATCCGCCCAGGGATACATGTAGCTCTAATCAGTATATGTAATCCAAAACCATTACAACACAGAGGTCGTagggttgtagcctagtgggaaagatACCTTCCTATAAATcaaaatatcatatttacatttacatttagagcatttaccagacgcccttatccagagcgacttacaatcagtagttatagggacagtccccccctggagcaacttaggattaagtgtcttgctcagggacacaatggtagaaagtgggatttgaacctgggtcttctggtttataggctaCTACCGCTACTACCAtatcacaaagtcccaggttcaaaccccacttactaccattgtgtctttgtgtctccaggggggactgtccctgtaactactgattgtaatttgctctgaataagggcgtctggtaaatgctgtacatttaaACAGGGAATGACACCCTGTAGTGTTTAAAGGACTGGAGCTCGTCCCAGAGATCTGCTTCATGAACAATCCCACAGTTTTACCCTAAATCCCCCTCAATCTCTCCCTCAGTTCAGTGTTTCGAAAACAAACAGCTTTACTTCGCCAACAGACTCCAAGACGCCATGAAGGTTAGTGGAAAAACTTCCCCTGTTCTCCAGCAAAACTTTCCAGTTcctttctagtttttttttcattgttatttcTTTTAGTTTGTGAGAAGTAACCAAAAGTAAAGTTTGCTCAGCAGCACAGATACTTGTATTGCAGACAGTTTACACTGCGCTTGCATCATGTGGCGCAGAAGTCGTTAAAAGGCtttgttctttctttccctcccgATTTCTACCCTCCCCTCCACCCTCCTTGGCTGTGATCAGAACAAAGGAATCAAGGAGAAGGTGGTGACGAGGATCATGGTGTCACGCTGTGAGGTGGATCTCAAGAAGATCCGGTCCGAGTTTAAGAGGCAGCACGGGAAGTCCTTGTACCAGACCATTGCTGTGAGTATCTGCGTAATGGACGCTGCCTGGCTGTGGGTGGACGTTAGCCAGTGTCACAGCGAGGTCTTCTGGGTCTTCAGAAATTCATACAAACGAGAAGAACAACAGGCTCTACCCAGCAGCTCTTACATCACCATCTGCATTCAGTTATAACCGCATGGATGGTGTTCATGATGCTctacaatattaaaatgtgtccCCAGTAACATGCCCAACTATTGCCTTCCTCTAGGAACACTCAAAGGGTGACTACCAGATGGTGCTGCTGAgcctgtgtggaggagatgacTAGAGCCACCCAGACCTGGCGTATCCCAGCAGACCTCAGCTCCCTGCTCCAAATATGCTCCAGAGGCACCaa
Proteins encoded in this window:
- the anxa2a gene encoding annexin A2a, translating into MALVSEFLGQLTLSFGSGESTYPTVLPYPDFDPDKDAARIETAIKTKGVDEQTIIDILTKRTYEQRREIAFAYERRAKKDMISALKAALSGSLEAVILGLMKSTSQYDASEIRGSIKGLGTDEETLIEILCSRSSTELQEIKKVYRELFKKDLEKDVSGDTSGDFAKLLLALVETKRDEPSSVVDYEKIDEDARALYDAGVKRKGTDVKTWISIMSERSVPHLQKVFERYKSYSPYDMQESIRKEVKGDLEKSFLTLVQCFENKQLYFANRLQDAMKNKGIKEKVVTRIMVSRCEVDLKKIRSEFKRQHGKSLYQTIAEHSKGDYQMVLLSLCGGDD